One stretch of Pelmatolapia mariae isolate MD_Pm_ZW linkage group LG3_W, Pm_UMD_F_2, whole genome shotgun sequence DNA includes these proteins:
- the LOC134623887 gene encoding Fc receptor-like A, whose protein sequence is MVNLTVTGGSVILQSPVLPVMEGDDVTLLCKTKTTPSNLPAAFYKDGSLIRKQPTGHMTIQHVSRSDEGLYKCDISGHGESPSSWITVTASPPGTSLLPVVISFGSVCVVVLLVLLVLLVRRCVHRETEGETS, encoded by the exons atggttaacctgacagtcactg gtggatcagtgatcctgcagagtcctgtcctccctgtgatggagggagatgacgtcactctgctctgtaaaacaaagaccactccctccaacctcccagctgctttctataaagatggctccctcatcaggaagcagcctacaggtcacatgaccatccagcatgtttccaggtctgatgaaggcctctacaagtgtgacatcagcggtcatggagagtctccatccagctggatcactgtcacag CCTCTCCCCCTGGTACTTCTCTTCTTCCTGTGGTTATCTCTTTTGGATCAGTGTGTGTTGTGGttctactggtgttactggttctgctggtgaggCGATGTGTTCACAGGGAAACTGAAGGTGAGACTTCCTGA